From Camarhynchus parvulus chromosome 10, STF_HiC, whole genome shotgun sequence, one genomic window encodes:
- the GCNT3 gene encoding beta-1,3-galactosyl-O-glycosyl-glycoprotein beta-1,6-N-acetylglucosaminyltransferase 3 has product MPWWQRAPAARRRWALLLGPLALLAAALALRGTVRPGPADHPRLYRELELSPSRSINCSGVVRGDQTAIQEAQLNNLEVANRRALPTPGEYLNITRDCRAFKETRRYIEFPLSQEEEEFPIAYSMIIHHKIDMFERLLRSVYAPQNVYCVHVDSKSPAAFQEAVRAIAACFPNVFVASRLESVVYASWSRVQADLNCMQDLLQSPVPWRYLINTCGTDFPIKTNAEIVRALQLLQGQNTMESERPSAAKQQRWEYHHEVGETISRTSQKKLPPPHSYPMFTGSAYNAVTRDFVQYIFKNPTAQKFLEWSKDSYSPDEYVWATLNRMPGVPGGTPLSDKFQLSDMNALPRLVKWEYLEGDMSKGAPYPPCTGRHQRSICIYGVGDVPWMLQQHHLLANKFDPEVDDAAVQCLEEYLRHKALYGRGL; this is encoded by the coding sequence ATGCCGTGGTGGCAGCGGGccccggcggcgcggcggcgctGGGCGCTGCTGCTCGGGCCGCTGGCGCTGCTCGCCGCCGCCCTGGCGCTGCGCGGCACCgtccgccccggccccgccgacCACCCCCGCCTCTACCGAGAGCTGGAGCTCTCCCCCAGCCGCAGCATCAACTGCTCGGGGGTCGTCCGCGGGGACCAGACAGCCATCCAGGAGGCGCAGCTCAACAACCTGGAAGTGGCGAACAGAAGGGCTTTACCAACGCCCGGCGAGTACCTGAACATTACGAGGGATTGCAGAGCCTTCAAGGAGACCCGGCGCTACATCGAGTTCCCGCtcagccaggaggaggaggagttccCCATCGCCTACTCCATGATCATCCACCACAAAATCGACATGTTTGAGCGGCTCCTGCGGTCCGTCTACGCTCCCCAGAACGTTTACTGCGTCCATGTAGACAGCAAATCCCCGGCTGCCTTCCAGGAGGCCGTGAGGGCCATTGCTGCCTGCTTCCCCAATGTCTTCGTGGCCAGCCGCCTAGAAAGCGTGGTCTATGCCTCCTGGTCCCGGGTGCAGGCCGACCTCAACTGCATGCAGGacctcctgcagagccctgtgccatgGCGCTACCTCATCAACACCTGCGGCACCGACTTCCCCATCAAGACCAACGCCGAGATAGTGCGGgcgctgcagctgctgcagggccagaaCACCATGGAGTCCGAGAGGCCTTCGGCCGCCAAGCAGCAGCGCTGGGAGTATCACCACGAGGTGGGGGAGACCATCTCTCGCACTTCCCAGAAGAAActgcccccaccccacagctACCCCATGTTCACGGGCAGCGCCTACAACGCCGTCACACGGGACTTCGTGCAGTACATCTTCAAGAACCCCACCGCACAAAAGTTCCTCGAGTGGTCCAAGGACAGCTACAGCCCTGACGAGTACGTGTGGGCCACCCTGAACCGCATGCCGGGCGTGCCGGGGGGCACGCCCCTCAGCGATAAGTTCCAACTCTCGGACATGAACGCCCTTCCCCGCCTGGTCAAGTGGGAGTACCTGGAGGGGGACATGAGCAAGGGCGCGCCCTACCCGCCCTGCACCGGCCGCCACCAGCGCTCCATCTGCATCTACGGGGTGGGCGACGTGCCCTGGATGCTGCAGCAACACCATCTCCTGGCCAACAAGTTCGACCCCGAGGTGGACGATGCGGCCGTCCAGTGTCTCGAGGAGTACCTGCGCCACAAGGCCCTGTACGGCCGGGGGCTCTGA
- the GTF2A2 gene encoding transcription initiation factor IIA subunit 2 has product MAYQLYRNTTLGNSLQESLDELIQSQQITPQLALQVLLQFDKAINSALAQRVRNRVNFRGSLNTYRFCDNVWTFVLNDVEFREVTELVKVDKVKIVACDGKNTGSNTAE; this is encoded by the exons ATGGCGTACCAACTGTATAGGAACACCACGCTGGGCAACAGCCTTCAGGAGAGTCTGGATGAGCTCATACAG TCACAGCAAATCACACCTCAGTTGGCCCTTCAGGTGCTACTTCAGTTTGATAAAGCTATAAATTCAGCACTGGCACAGCGAGTCAGGAACAGAGTTAATTTCAGG GGGTCTCTGAACACATACAGGTTCTGTGACAATGTATGGACGTTTGTACTGAATGACGTGGAATTTAGGGAGGTCACCGAACTTGTGAAAGTGGATAAAGTGAAAATCGTAGCATGTGATGGAAAAA aCACTGGTTCCAATACTGCAGAATGA